A region from the Nostoc sp. HK-01 genome encodes:
- a CDS encoding FAD-dependent pyridine nucleotide-disulfide oxidoreductase, with protein sequence MMTKQTHRILILGGGFGGLYTALRLSQLPWESQQKPEIVLVDQSDRFLFSPLLYELLTGELQTWEIAPPFAELLQGTGVRFYQAVVSGIDTDQQRVQLQDGPEIAYDRLVLALGGETPLDMVPGATSYALPFRTINDAYRLEQRLQILQESDADKIRIAIVGAGYSGVELACKLADRLGEKGRLRLIEISDQILRTSPEFNRETAKKALDARGVFIDLETKVESISADTISLEYKNQIDTIPVDLVIWTVGTQVAPVVKNLPFKQNQRHQITTTPTLQVLDHPEIFALGDLADCRDAEDQQIPATAQAAFQQADYTAWNIWASLSDRPLLPFRYQKLGEMMALGTDNATLTGLGIKLDGSLGYVARRLAYLYRMPTLEHQLKVGFNWLVRPIIETLSQSI encoded by the coding sequence ATGATGACTAAACAAACTCACAGAATTTTAATCCTTGGTGGAGGCTTTGGTGGTCTCTACACCGCGTTGCGCTTAAGCCAGTTACCTTGGGAATCTCAGCAAAAACCCGAAATTGTACTGGTAGATCAAAGCGATCGCTTTCTATTTTCCCCCTTACTCTACGAATTGCTCACAGGTGAACTGCAAACTTGGGAAATTGCCCCTCCCTTCGCCGAACTCCTCCAAGGCACAGGTGTACGCTTTTACCAAGCAGTAGTATCAGGAATTGATACCGACCAACAACGAGTACAATTACAAGATGGGCCAGAAATTGCCTACGACCGCTTAGTACTGGCTTTAGGTGGAGAAACACCACTAGATATGGTTCCTGGTGCGACTTCCTACGCCCTACCGTTCCGCACCATCAATGATGCTTACCGTCTGGAACAACGACTGCAAATTTTGCAAGAATCCGATGCTGATAAAATTCGGATAGCGATCGTTGGTGCTGGTTACAGTGGTGTTGAACTAGCTTGTAAATTAGCCGACAGGCTGGGCGAAAAAGGCCGTTTGCGCTTAATTGAAATCAGCGACCAAATCTTACGCACCTCCCCAGAGTTTAACCGTGAAACTGCCAAAAAAGCTTTAGACGCAAGGGGTGTATTTATTGATTTAGAAACCAAAGTTGAATCGATTAGCGCAGATACCATCTCCCTAGAATACAAAAATCAAATCGATACAATTCCTGTAGATTTAGTTATTTGGACTGTAGGTACACAAGTAGCACCTGTAGTTAAAAACTTACCTTTCAAGCAAAACCAGCGCCATCAAATCACGACTACACCAACCTTACAAGTTCTTGACCACCCAGAAATTTTTGCCTTGGGCGATTTAGCCGACTGTCGTGATGCGGAAGATCAACAAATTCCCGCCACAGCCCAAGCAGCTTTTCAACAAGCTGATTATACTGCGTGGAATATCTGGGCTTCTTTGAGCGATCGCCCATTGTTACCCTTCCGCTACCAAAAACTAGGAGAAATGATGGCGTTGGGAACAGATAACGCTACTTTGACTGGTTTAGGAATCAAACTAGATGGTTCTTTAGGTTATGTTGCGCGTCGTCTAGCCTATCTGTATCGAATGCCGACTTTAGAACATCAACTCAAAGTTGGTTTTAATTGGCTAGTCCGTCCTATTATAGAGACACTTTCTCAGTCAATCTAA
- a CDS encoding hydrolase, with protein sequence MERPKVIFLDAVGTIFGVKGSVGEVYSQIAKEFGVEVSAARLNHAFIQSFKAAPPPIFLDAEPADIPQREFDWWRIIALNTFETAGFLQQFSDFSAFFSELYIHFGTAEPWFIYADVLPSLMNWRHLGIELGIISNFDSRIYSVLQSLGISDYFTSVTISTQARAAKPDTQIFAVALEKHDCLPEAAWHIGDSIIEDYQGAKAAGMRGIWINRDKK encoded by the coding sequence ATGGAACGACCGAAAGTTATTTTTCTGGATGCTGTCGGCACAATATTCGGCGTAAAAGGCAGTGTGGGCGAAGTATATAGTCAGATAGCCAAAGAATTTGGTGTAGAAGTTTCTGCGGCCAGATTAAATCACGCATTCATCCAAAGTTTTAAAGCCGCACCACCACCAATATTTTTAGATGCAGAACCAGCAGATATCCCTCAACGAGAATTTGATTGGTGGCGGATAATCGCCCTCAATACCTTTGAGACGGCTGGTTTTCTCCAGCAATTTTCTGACTTTTCGGCTTTTTTTAGCGAACTTTATATTCACTTTGGGACTGCTGAACCTTGGTTTATCTATGCTGATGTTTTGCCATCGCTGATGAACTGGCGGCATTTGGGCATTGAATTAGGAATCATATCTAACTTTGATTCTCGAATTTATTCAGTGTTGCAAAGTTTAGGTATTAGTGATTATTTCACTTCGGTGACAATTTCTACCCAAGCACGCGCTGCTAAACCTGATACCCAAATTTTTGCCGTTGCTTTAGAAAAACACGATTGTTTACCAGAAGCAGCATGGCATATTGGTGACAGTATTATCGAAGATTATCAAGGGGCAAAAGCTGCGGGAATGCGGGGGATTTGGATCAATCGGGATAAAAAATAG
- a CDS encoding NUDIX hydrolase, with protein MPLGRELPQLLKQRLFHKGRKFDFEVNRLRLPNKSEGEWECIRHPGGALAVPVTNEGKLVLVRQYRFAVQGRILEFPAGTLERNEDPQETVRREIEEETGYSAQKWRKLGEFFLAPGYSDEIIYAFLAQDLEKLETPPKQDEDEDIETVLMTPEELETAILQGEPVDAKSIASFFLARPFL; from the coding sequence ATGCCATTAGGTAGAGAATTACCGCAGTTATTAAAACAACGTCTGTTTCATAAAGGACGCAAATTTGATTTTGAAGTCAATCGCTTGCGTTTACCAAATAAATCGGAAGGCGAATGGGAATGTATTCGTCACCCAGGTGGGGCGTTAGCTGTACCTGTGACCAATGAAGGAAAACTGGTACTCGTGCGTCAGTATCGCTTCGCCGTTCAAGGAAGAATCTTAGAATTTCCCGCGGGTACTTTAGAACGCAATGAAGATCCGCAAGAAACAGTCAGGCGTGAAATTGAGGAAGAAACAGGCTATAGCGCCCAAAAATGGCGCAAACTAGGAGAGTTTTTCCTTGCGCCTGGATATTCTGATGAAATTATTTATGCTTTTCTCGCCCAAGATTTAGAAAAGTTAGAAACACCACCCAAACAAGACGAAGACGAAGATATTGAAACTGTTCTCATGACACCAGAGGAACTGGAAACAGCGATTTTACAAGGCGAACCCGTAGATGCTAAATCAATCGCCAGCTTTTTCTTAGCACGTCCTTTTTTGTAG
- a CDS encoding 2-amino-4-hydroxy-6-hydroxymethyldihydropteridine pyrophosphokinase has product MLKLSGLNGEQNIINHPHDSGQESLSDKRSGRIAVALGSNLGDSRKILEAAIAQLSFIPTMQLEATSNWYITKAVGPPQPDYINGCAILQVDMTPQLLLETLLATEQQFGRVRQERWGPRSLDLDLLLYDQVILDTPTLQIPHPRMHERAFVLVPLAEIAPDWIEPVSGYTIKQLVKDVDCSDVHLLKSNSSHYQ; this is encoded by the coding sequence TTGTTAAAACTATCCGGTCTCAATGGGGAGCAAAATATAATCAATCATCCTCATGATAGTGGACAAGAATCTCTTAGTGATAAAAGGTCTGGGCGGATAGCTGTAGCACTTGGTAGTAATCTTGGTGATTCTCGAAAAATCTTAGAAGCAGCGATCGCCCAGTTAAGCTTTATACCAACAATGCAATTAGAAGCAACATCCAATTGGTATATAACTAAAGCAGTAGGGCCACCGCAGCCAGATTACATTAATGGCTGCGCAATCTTGCAAGTTGACATGACACCGCAGTTATTGCTAGAGACCTTGTTAGCCACAGAACAGCAATTTGGGCGAGTGCGGCAAGAAAGGTGGGGGCCGCGATCGCTTGATTTAGACTTGTTGTTGTACGATCAAGTAATTCTCGACACCCCAACCCTGCAAATACCCCATCCCCGGATGCACGAGCGAGCATTTGTTTTAGTTCCCCTAGCCGAAATTGCTCCAGATTGGATTGAGCCAGTTTCCGGATACACGATCAAACAGTTGGTAAAAGATGTAGACTGTTCTGATGTACATTTACTGAAGAGCAATTCAAGTCACTACCAATAA
- a CDS encoding penicillin-binding protein 1A — protein MSPGNQYKNEESTAESLPPTKVGKVRQLFGRMGNVSSGIVTIFTSREKPFYRRFWFWAILTVGSGVVAAKYVITSIDKTLPDKSELQAFVREQTLTIKAADGNILQQQGEATREQLKIEQIPDKLKKAFIASEDRRFTEHNGVDPQGIVRAGLNNLRSQNVVEGGSTITQQLARILFLKQEKTIWRKLKEVRLAQKIEAEFTKDQILERYLNLVYLGSGAYGVGDAAWVYFSKPVDQLTLAEAATIAGLAPAPSLYSPEQNPAAAKQRRNLVLQRMREDNIITAAESQAAAQEPLIVKSSLPKRLQVESPYFTSYVQQELPKYVSADVLAVGGLTVETSLDPNWQKAAEAAVTKVLRNQGRWENFKQAALVAIDPRSGEIKAMVGGKDFGKNQFNRVTQAKRQPGSTFKGFVYATAIATGKSPYDTYLDAPFIVDGYEPKNYSEKFRGLMNMRDALTRSVNIVALKVLLDVGFAPTIKLAHDMGIKSELKPNYSLALGSNEVNLLELTSAYGSFATQGLHVEPHGIRRILNRQGQVIWSANFKSQRALDADSAAIMTWMLRNVVVEGTGAAAQLDNRPVAGKTGTSDEARDLWFIGYIPQAVAGVWLGNDDNRATYGSSSSAAYTWHEFMEKAIEGMTVEKFPERPKLDGRKGTIKAQPIKPKKILNRSSSSDDNDEVNSSDADDSGSSRRRRRRSYQQQDNNTETPRRRRRFRTVENDSSASATEPSPRSRRRSRQVESESPTPKRSRHSSPSTSNSSGSSGSGSASTPSWRDRLKPGSSSQ, from the coding sequence TTGTCGCCTGGTAATCAATATAAAAATGAGGAATCCACTGCCGAGAGCTTACCCCCAACCAAGGTGGGAAAGGTGAGGCAACTATTTGGCCGGATGGGTAATGTTTCATCGGGAATAGTTACCATATTTACCAGTAGGGAAAAGCCGTTTTATCGTCGTTTCTGGTTTTGGGCAATATTAACTGTCGGTAGTGGCGTAGTTGCTGCGAAATACGTCATTACTTCAATAGATAAAACTTTGCCAGATAAATCAGAACTACAAGCTTTTGTCCGTGAGCAAACATTAACAATTAAAGCCGCTGATGGTAATATCCTCCAGCAACAAGGAGAAGCTACCAGAGAGCAACTTAAAATAGAACAAATCCCCGATAAATTAAAAAAAGCTTTTATTGCCTCAGAAGATCGAAGATTTACAGAACACAACGGTGTCGATCCCCAAGGGATTGTCAGAGCAGGTTTGAATAACTTGCGATCGCAAAATGTGGTAGAAGGTGGTAGCACCATCACCCAACAATTAGCCCGAATTCTGTTCTTAAAACAAGAAAAAACCATCTGGCGCAAACTCAAAGAAGTCCGTCTCGCCCAGAAAATAGAAGCAGAATTTACTAAAGACCAAATTTTAGAGCGCTATTTAAATTTGGTGTATTTAGGCTCAGGAGCTTATGGTGTAGGTGATGCAGCTTGGGTTTATTTCAGTAAGCCAGTAGACCAACTGACCTTAGCCGAAGCAGCCACAATTGCTGGTTTGGCTCCCGCCCCAAGTTTATATTCTCCCGAACAAAATCCCGCAGCTGCTAAACAACGGCGTAATTTAGTATTACAACGGATGCGGGAAGATAACATTATTACCGCCGCTGAAAGTCAAGCCGCGGCTCAAGAACCATTAATTGTCAAAAGTAGTTTGCCTAAAAGGCTACAAGTCGAGTCACCCTACTTTACCAGTTACGTTCAGCAAGAATTGCCCAAGTATGTGTCTGCTGATGTACTGGCGGTTGGGGGTTTAACAGTAGAAACCAGTTTAGACCCGAATTGGCAAAAAGCAGCCGAAGCCGCAGTCACAAAAGTATTACGTAATCAAGGGCGTTGGGAAAACTTTAAGCAAGCTGCTTTGGTGGCTATAGACCCCCGCAGTGGGGAAATTAAAGCAATGGTGGGGGGTAAAGATTTTGGTAAAAACCAATTTAATCGTGTCACCCAAGCCAAGCGTCAGCCAGGCTCAACTTTTAAAGGATTTGTCTACGCCACGGCGATCGCAACAGGGAAAAGCCCTTACGATACCTATTTAGATGCGCCCTTTATCGTCGATGGCTACGAACCAAAAAACTATAGCGAAAAATTCCGGGGCTTGATGAATATGCGAGATGCCCTCACTCGCTCTGTGAATATAGTTGCATTGAAAGTATTGCTAGATGTGGGATTTGCGCCAACGATTAAACTAGCCCACGATATGGGGATTAAATCGGAACTCAAACCCAATTATTCTCTAGCCCTTGGCTCCAACGAAGTCAACCTTTTAGAATTAACCAGCGCTTACGGCAGTTTTGCCACTCAAGGATTACACGTAGAGCCGCATGGTATTCGTCGCATCCTCAACCGCCAAGGCCAAGTTATCTGGTCAGCCAATTTTAAATCACAGCGAGCGCTTGATGCTGATAGTGCCGCAATCATGACTTGGATGCTGCGTAACGTTGTTGTCGAAGGGACTGGTGCAGCTGCTCAGTTAGATAATCGACCTGTAGCTGGCAAAACAGGAACCTCTGATGAAGCCAGGGATTTGTGGTTTATTGGCTACATACCCCAAGCAGTGGCGGGAGTTTGGTTAGGTAACGATGACAACCGCGCCACCTATGGTAGTAGTAGTAGCGCCGCTTACACTTGGCACGAATTTATGGAAAAAGCCATAGAGGGAATGACTGTGGAAAAATTCCCGGAAAGGCCAAAGTTAGATGGTCGCAAAGGCACAATTAAAGCCCAACCTATCAAACCGAAGAAAATCCTCAACAGATCTAGTTCTAGTGACGATAATGATGAGGTGAATTCCAGTGATGCTGATGATAGCGGCTCATCCAGAAGAAGACGCAGACGTAGTTACCAGCAGCAAGACAATAATACTGAGACACCCAGAAGACGGCGGCGCTTTCGCACTGTAGAAAATGATTCTAGTGCCTCAGCTACAGAACCATCCCCCCGTTCTCGCCGAAGATCTAGACAAGTTGAATCAGAATCTCCTACACCTAAAAGGTCTAGACATTCTTCACCGTCAACTAGTAATAGTTCTGGTTCTTCTGGTTCGGGTTCAGCATCAACACCCAGTTGGCGGGATAGACTGAAACCAGGTTCATCTTCACAATAG
- a CDS encoding putative transcriptional regulator, Crp/Fnr family protein, with protein MYTTVNTSKNRTIIMVSLHSSLSNAPAKNAKQHFTRRSFLPDQQNVLWQIEKGFVRTFTYLEDGTTVALGLWGPGDIIGKVLSKMEPYQMECLTKVEVKSLLMENWYQAQETLLAHIQQAEELMVIRSYKKVDTMLIKLLAWLSKKFGSQVEQGRLIDMRLTHEDLAEMLGSTRVTITRILGQFEEEGLIDRLSLHRIVVREEDIWYYEI; from the coding sequence ATGTATACTACGGTTAATACGTCGAAAAATCGTACTATAATCATGGTGTCTTTACACTCAAGCTTATCTAACGCACCGGCGAAGAACGCCAAACAGCATTTTACCAGACGGTCATTCCTGCCAGACCAGCAAAATGTTCTTTGGCAAATTGAAAAAGGCTTCGTACGTACTTTTACTTATTTAGAAGATGGTACAACAGTTGCTCTAGGACTATGGGGGCCTGGAGATATCATCGGTAAAGTCTTGTCAAAAATGGAACCTTATCAGATGGAGTGCTTAACCAAAGTAGAAGTCAAAAGCTTGCTCATGGAAAATTGGTATCAAGCGCAAGAGACGCTACTAGCACATATTCAACAAGCTGAAGAATTGATGGTAATTCGTAGTTATAAAAAAGTTGATACTATGCTGATTAAACTATTAGCATGGTTATCAAAAAAATTTGGTTCACAAGTTGAACAAGGACGTTTAATAGATATGCGGTTAACTCACGAAGACCTCGCAGAAATGCTTGGTTCTACCCGCGTAACCATCACTCGGATTTTAGGGCAATTTGAAGAAGAAGGTTTAATTGACCGTCTATCTCTCCATCGCATCGTTGTGCGAGAAGAAGACATTTGGTATTATGAAATTTAA
- a CDS encoding putative short-chain dehydrogenase, whose amino-acid sequence MISLQNQIVLITGASSGIGTACAKVFAGAGAKLILAARRLERLQELANTLNQEFGTATHLLQLDVRDRPVVESTIANLPPEWSNIDILINNAGLSRGLDKLHEGDFQDWEEMIDTNIKGLLYLSRYVVPGMVKRGHGHIVNLGSIAGHQTYPGGNVYCATKAAVKAISEGLKQDLLGTPVRVTSVDPGMVETEFSEVRFHGDAERAKRVYQGVNPLTPDDIADVIFFCTTRSPHVNINEVILMPVNQASATLVHRHN is encoded by the coding sequence ATGATTTCCCTACAAAATCAAATTGTGTTAATTACTGGTGCAAGCAGTGGAATTGGTACTGCTTGTGCCAAAGTTTTTGCTGGTGCTGGTGCAAAGTTGATTTTAGCGGCGCGGCGGCTGGAACGGTTGCAAGAGTTAGCCAATACTCTCAATCAAGAGTTTGGGACAGCAACTCATTTATTACAACTAGATGTGCGCGATCGCCCGGTGGTAGAATCTACCATTGCTAACCTACCTCCCGAATGGTCGAATATAGACATTCTCATCAACAACGCCGGTTTAAGTCGCGGTTTAGATAAGCTACACGAAGGCGACTTTCAAGACTGGGAAGAAATGATAGATACCAATATTAAAGGTTTACTGTACCTCAGCCGCTATGTCGTTCCGGGAATGGTCAAGCGCGGTCACGGTCATATAGTAAATCTTGGTTCCATCGCCGGACATCAAACTTACCCTGGTGGTAATGTCTACTGTGCAACCAAAGCTGCTGTCAAAGCAATTTCGGAAGGTTTGAAACAAGACTTGTTAGGTACTCCTGTACGTGTAACGTCCGTTGATCCTGGGATGGTGGAAACAGAATTTAGTGAGGTGCGGTTTCATGGCGATGCAGAACGCGCCAAGCGAGTATATCAAGGTGTAAACCCCTTAACTCCTGATGATATCGCTGATGTGATATTTTTCTGCACCACGCGATCGCCCCATGTCAATATTAATGAAGTCATACTCATGCCAGTAAATCAAGCTAGTGCCACTCTCGTTCATCGGCATAATTAA
- a CDS encoding UDP-N-acetylglucosamine--N-acetylmuramyl-(pentapeptide) pyrophosphoryl-undecaprenol N-acetylglucosamine transferase, with product MTNAPIKLLIAASGTGGHLFPAIALAEKLPDYEIEWLGVPNRLETQLVPKQYPLNTIPVEGFQQGFGLASLKILAKLIGSIIEVRRILKQGKFQGVFTTGGYIAGPAVIAARSLGLPVVFHESNALPGKVTRFFGPWCNAMALGFDAAAKYLPKAKNVCVGTPVRSQFLAAEIPPLDLTIPDNAPLIVVFGGSQGAVAVNKFVRQAASAWLDTGAYIVHLTGDRDPDAGIFKHPQYIELPFYDNMAALLRRATLAISRSGAGSLTELAVCGTPAILIPYPFAAEDHQSYNADVFTKAGAAITDKQSELTAEKLQTQVLQLLQNPAELTKMGENAKAIAVPDSADKLASLLREVLES from the coding sequence ATGACAAACGCACCGATAAAATTACTCATAGCTGCCAGTGGGACTGGTGGACATTTGTTTCCAGCGATCGCACTGGCAGAAAAACTGCCAGACTATGAAATTGAATGGTTGGGTGTGCCGAATCGACTAGAAACGCAACTTGTTCCCAAACAGTACCCCTTGAATACTATTCCAGTTGAAGGGTTCCAGCAAGGTTTCGGACTCGCATCTCTAAAGATTTTGGCTAAACTCATTGGTTCGATTATAGAAGTTCGACGAATTCTCAAACAGGGCAAATTTCAGGGCGTATTTACGACAGGCGGTTATATTGCGGGGCCTGCGGTGATTGCGGCGCGTTCTTTAGGTTTACCTGTAGTTTTTCACGAATCTAATGCTTTACCAGGAAAGGTGACACGCTTTTTTGGCCCTTGGTGTAATGCAATGGCGCTGGGATTTGACGCAGCAGCCAAGTATTTACCCAAAGCCAAAAATGTCTGTGTTGGTACACCAGTGCGATCGCAATTTTTAGCGGCAGAAATCCCCCCGCTAGATTTAACTATCCCCGATAATGCGCCGTTAATTGTGGTTTTTGGTGGTAGTCAAGGCGCAGTGGCTGTGAATAAATTCGTCCGTCAAGCTGCGAGTGCTTGGTTAGACACTGGTGCTTATATTGTGCATTTAACAGGCGATCGCGATCCCGATGCAGGTATTTTTAAACATCCGCAATATATAGAGTTACCCTTTTATGACAATATGGCGGCGCTGTTGCGGCGTGCTACTTTAGCAATTAGTCGTTCTGGTGCTGGTAGCTTAACAGAATTAGCCGTGTGTGGCACACCCGCAATTTTGATCCCTTACCCCTTTGCGGCGGAAGATCATCAATCTTACAACGCAGATGTATTTACCAAAGCTGGCGCAGCAATTACAGATAAACAATCAGAGTTAACAGCCGAAAAATTGCAAACTCAAGTTTTACAGTTATTGCAAAATCCTGCCGAGTTAACCAAAATGGGGGAAAATGCCAAAGCGATCGCCGTTCCTGATAGCGCTGATAAATTGGCTTCTTTATTGCGAGAAGTGCTGGAAAGTTAA
- a CDS encoding molybdenum ABC transporter periplasmic molybdate-binding protein — translation MSPKRILAFSCWLLFACLLVIGCNQANTPNSATSASPTAQISTLTISAAASLKDALEAIKPIYNQAKPNINLAYNFGSSGALQQQIEQGAKVDVFISAATKQIDALDKKGLLVDGTKKNLLQNQLVLIAPQNSTKISDFQDLTSPQIKKVALGEPKSVPAGQYAQQVLTALKLADKIKSKFVYAKDVRQALNYVESGNVDAGLVYLSDAKSTAKVKIITTAPENSHSPIVYPIAVLKSSKNIDVSKDFEQFLSSNNAAKSVFEKQGFVLAGS, via the coding sequence ATGAGTCCTAAACGCATTTTAGCTTTTAGTTGTTGGTTATTGTTTGCTTGCCTGTTAGTTATTGGTTGTAATCAAGCAAATACACCCAACTCAGCCACAAGTGCTAGTCCAACAGCCCAAATAAGCACTTTAACTATTTCAGCCGCAGCTAGTCTCAAAGATGCACTCGAAGCAATCAAACCAATTTACAATCAGGCAAAACCAAACATTAACCTAGCCTACAACTTTGGTTCATCGGGTGCTTTGCAGCAGCAAATCGAACAAGGTGCAAAAGTTGATGTTTTCATCTCCGCCGCCACTAAACAAATAGATGCACTGGATAAAAAGGGTTTGTTAGTTGATGGTACTAAGAAGAATTTATTGCAAAATCAACTAGTATTAATTGCCCCACAAAATTCTACAAAGATATCAGATTTTCAAGATTTAACTTCGCCTCAAATTAAGAAAGTTGCTTTAGGTGAACCCAAGAGTGTACCTGCGGGACAATATGCTCAACAAGTTTTGACTGCGTTAAAACTTGCTGACAAAATTAAAAGTAAATTTGTTTATGCTAAAGATGTACGTCAAGCTTTGAATTATGTAGAATCCGGTAATGTTGATGCTGGGTTAGTTTACCTTTCCGATGCAAAAAGTACTGCAAAAGTCAAAATAATAACCACTGCACCAGAAAACAGTCATTCTCCGATTGTCTATCCTATTGCAGTACTCAAAAGTAGTAAAAATATTGATGTATCTAAAGATTTTGAGCAGTTTTTATCTAGTAATAATGCAGCTAAAAGTGTATTTGAAAAACAGGGTTTTGTCTTAGCTGGAAGTTGA